In the Nicotiana tabacum cultivar K326 chromosome 16, ASM71507v2, whole genome shotgun sequence genome, one interval contains:
- the LOC107759448 gene encoding large ribosomal subunit protein eL30 codes for MATTGKKTKKTHESINNRLALVMKSGKYSLGYKTVLKTLRSSKGKLILISNNCPPLRKSEIEYYAMLAKVGVHHFNGNNVDLGTACGKYFRVSCLSIIDPGDSDIIKSLPGDH; via the exons ATGGCGACAACAGGGAAGAAAACGAAGAAGACCCATGAGAGCATCAATAATAGGTTAGCTCTGGTAATGAAGAGTGGCAAGTACTCTCTCGGTTACAAGACCGTTCTCAAGACTCTCAGGAGCTCCAAAG GGAAGTTGATATTGATATCTAACAACTGCCCACCATTGAGAAAGTCAGAGATTGAGTACTATGCTATGCTTGCTAAAGTTGGTGTTCATCATTTCAATGGAA ACAATGTTGATCTTGGAACAGCATGTGGGAAGTATTTCCGTGTTTCATGCCTCAGCATCATTGACCCAG GTGATTCGGACATCATCAAGTCTCTGCCTGGTGATCACTAA